TTGTCATCTGCTTTACTGGGAGCTGTGGCCTCTGAAGCTTTTGCATCATTGCTAGGCTCAGAAGTTTTGAGTGCTTCGCtactggcagcaggagcagaggctgcagttgGCTCCTCTTGCTTGGGTGCCTGTTCGTTGTTCTTCTGTGGCTCCACTTTCGCATCAACAACAGCCTCCGACTTCTCGGGTTCTGGTTTCTGGCTTTCATCCTGGGTCactgttttctccttctctccttctttttcttctatctTGTTGGCAGCGACCTGAGTATCTTTTTCACCCTTCTCCTCCTTGGTGTTCTCTTTCACTTCTGTGGTCTCTGTGGTTTGCTGAgcatcctcagcctcctttggagTTTCCTCTTCCTCAGTTGCTGCTCCTTCAGCCTTCTTGTCTTTGTCTTTAGCTTTTTCGTCATTG
The window above is part of the Indicator indicator isolate 239-I01 chromosome 6, UM_Iind_1.1, whole genome shotgun sequence genome. Proteins encoded here:
- the BASP1 gene encoding brain acid soluble protein 1; this translates as MGGKLSKKKKGYSVNDEKAKDKDKKAEGAATEEEETPKEAEDAQQTTETTEVKENTKEEKGEKDTQVAANKIEEKEGEKEKTVTQDESQKPEPEKSEAVVDAKVEPQKNNEQAPKQEEPTAASAPAASSEALKTSEPSNDAKASEATAPSKADDKSKEEGEAKKTEAPAAPAAQETKSEVAPASDSKPSSSEAAPSSKETAATAAPSSTAKASDPAAPPEEAKPSEVPATNSDQTIAVQD